Genomic segment of Scyliorhinus torazame isolate Kashiwa2021f chromosome 7, sScyTor2.1, whole genome shotgun sequence:
TCCCTACCGTAAAATTACACAAACATTTTGCTGATTGTCTTTATCCATTGAGAAGAAATCATCGACACAGTTGTCATTAAATAACCAGAGTTACCAAGCACATCTTTTATATCAGAGGATGCTGCAGAAATAATTCACAATTAACTGCTGTTCTTTATAGATTTGCAATGGTATCAGAGTTAATACATTGAATTGAGACTACAGAGTTGGACTGGGAACAATTGAATTCTTTGCAGTTGATGATTTGAAGATGGTTCTCCTCTTGTTCACAGGGACCCGACATAATCATTATAGTGGGTTTATTCCGATGTTCTTCGGTGAGACTCACTGGCTTGGagcttcaggttaacatgcagatgTAGTGGAGTAGCAGGGAGTGAGGTGAACTGTGTAACAATGGGTGCAGACACGGACTGGCTTCATCTGTCCAAACCAAGGCAATGGTGCAGACTGGGAAGAGCAGCGGGAACAGAATATCTGAAGCAAAAGAAAGTAGACTTTCAGTTTTTCCAGCACATCAAACATCCTGGTGAAGAACAACACTACAGGGAGCTGGAATAGTTCTCTTTGTATACTGCAAGCATCTTATCCCAGCAATCCAAAACTCACATTAAATGCTACAAGTTGCTTTCACCTAAAGTCTGAAATGGCAGTACACACAGTAAGTGAACCAGCAAGGATGGGAAATAAATCGGCCATGGTATTCTGGCTTGGAATCTGAAGATTGTTCCCCTACAGGGGTTTCTGGATGTTGGCACTAACATACATTCAACAATTGATGTTGATATTGTATGTTTTACTGTACTCCGCTCATATACATGCGCCCATGAGCTAAATATTAGTGCCATTCAGATTTATCCTGTTTAGTATCATTGTGCAAAGATCTTTCAttaaaaagaacttgcatttatgtagtgtatTTATAGGAGATGTAGCAGTCAATTGTACAGAAAGAGACAGgaattctggaaaacaatgttacaATCAAAAAGGGGCATATGCTTTCCAATATCCTCATGGCTATtacttatttttttaatataaatttagatacccaattctttctttatccccaattaaggggcaatttagcatgacccatcctgcacatctttttgggttgtgggggcgggaccCAAACAGGCAAAGGTAGAATGTGcaagctctgcacagacagttaccagggaccggatcgaacctgggtcctcggtgctgtgaggcagcagtgctaaccactgcgccaccatgctgccctatgggtATTACTTATGTACATACTGTATAGTAACTGCATTTGATTTGATCACAAGCATTGTATTATTTATATGCTTTCAGTACTTCATTTAAAAGGTAACAGTGGCCAGGTGACATATTATGTTGATGTGCCTCATTGAAATTCTACAAAGGGTTTTGCCTACACCAAAAATTAAGGTATAATCTCAGTAACAAGGAGGGCGCAAAGGAGGTATGGTAGTAAACTAAAGGGATTAGGGAAGAGTAACTAAAATAGGATCCATCTCTCTGCAATGATCATTTGGAATGAATCACTTGCTAACATGTTGATCAGAGTATTGTGCCAAACTGATGGAAAACATGCCTTCCGGGTAGCTGAAAAAAAAACATATTTCAGCTCAAAGGTCTCATTTCAATTTTTTGGTCTTAATTTAACAAAATTATGTAGAAAAACAGCGAAGTAAAATGTCAATCACGTGAATGAAATCTATAAGTGAAATGAGAACAGAGTCCTCAGTGAATCATGTGTACAAAACACGGCACTATACTTTGGTGGAATATAACATTGGCGAACCCAAAGTACTACAATTGTGGTGTAGGACACTGGCTGAAACCACTGACAGTTATAGCTGCAAATATTCCAGATTGCAGTGTCAATTACTCCCTTCCATGCGATCAACACTTCATATTTGATTGTAGTTTTACATGCCAATGTTTAAAACTCAAACCTTTCCACAGTTCCTGCAGTGATGGCGCCTTCTGATAATTGTAAATGGTGCTTTACAAGACATGCATTGATTACAGGCGGAGTCTGCAATCCACTCTGGGGGCACTATAATTGGGAGGGGTAAAAACAAAGTAATTACTTGCATGTATGCTACAGAAACTGAAAAATGAACCATTTTGCTGGCATACAaataatttgaccttctgaccagtcTTCCCAACCCAGATAGACATTTCAGGATATTCTACAGGGTCAACCACTTTGATGTGGCAAGAAGGCATGGAGAGAGAAATTGAATTATGTGGTGGCTGATTAAGGTGAATCCGGTGTTAGAGAAAGGCAACAGTAAAATGTACAACAGAATAGTCATTTCACAGAAAAATTCTTCCATGGGAGTGAGTGATTGGTGAAGACCAAATGAAGAAACATTATGtagctatgtatctatgtattaacCTTCATGAGCAGGAAATAAGCTTTAAAATTTGGACTTTGAATTTACCGAGGAGCAAGAGAGGAGAGGTGAAATGTGAGTGTGAAAAAGTGTACATATAAACCTGCTTTTACAAATACTCTTCTTCTGTCTCTTGTAAAAGTGGTAGAATTGGCCAGAGTGCCAAAGGCATACATTAATGAAGGTACAAAGATTTGCACAACTAGTTCCTTGGTCAACTGGCAGGCAGtacgtttttttttttacacattgatcaacttgctgaaaaacccaatttgtAAAATAAAGACTTTTTAAATAGCTAACTGATAAATTGAAAATGTATTTTTATCCAGTAATGAGCTGAACATTGGCCTTCATGGAAACTTAGTCCGACACCAACATTTTCACAATTAAATAGAGATGTTTAATTAGAGGCTAGCCATAGTTATGTCCAGTACAATAGCAATTTGATGTACCTTCCAGTTTTGTGCTGTCTAAATTGGAGGTTCGAGATGGATAGGAATGGGATTCCTGACACAGCACACAATCTTCCAAGGTGGGTTCCAGAGTAACATTCTCCTCCTCTGCAAGAAGCAAAAGGTAAAGAAAAGGAAGCCATTACAATACACAACTGATTTACATTTTTCAATTTATGAAGTGTTAGTACTAAGTTCCATTAAAATACGCCACAAGACCAGAATGTGCGTAGGATGTTGCATTTTGCAGGGGCTCAGCATCTGAACAGTGATTTCTTTCTTGGATTACCTCCCCACTGAACTGCACACCTTTAACTGCATTTGTGGCAATAATTTCTTCATTGTAGCGGTACCTGAGAGTAGAGCCACGCAAGGGCTTTCCCTTTGCGACCTACTTACAACTCATGGCCAATCCATGCCTCCCCACTCTGTATAGTCTCCTGTCAACAGGTCAGCagaggggggcaggggtgggggtgtatTTCAGgttttcctcctccccccactgcagtaGGTTCAAGAAAAAACAAGTCTATTTCATTTATGTGCACCAGCTGGTGTcttttagaacacagaacatacagcgcagaaggaggtcattcggcccatcgagtctgcaccaacccccttaagccctcacttccaccctatccccgtaacccaataacccctcctaacctttttggtcacttaagggtaatttatcaagaccaatccacctaacctgcacgtctttggactgtgggaagaaaccggggcacctggaggaaacccacgcagacactgggagaacgtgcagactacacacagacagtgacccagcagggaatcgaacctggcgctatccatttgtgctacagtgctgcccgtaTATATAATATCCCATTATTTACGGTTCTGTGGGGTTTACAGATAGACAGGGCTATAAAAGCCCTCATTTGAGCAGAGAAAGATACTTGGTATTTATATGTCCTTTTAATCTTTATACCAGGGACTACAATTGAAGGTGAACAGTGAAGAGCTAGAAGTGAAATCCGGTATACCTTTTTCCTCTTCTAtagcatcttcattcttttctggGGTTGAAGTTGCAATCTCGAAGACAGTTTTTAAAATCCGCCGCAGGTCTCCTGCAAAGTTGGTCTGAAGTTGATCTGCTACACCTGTTCCAAACACAGCCAAGAAGATTCATAACTCTAATGCAAGTTGGGGTTCAGTGCACACAAAATAAAAATAGGCAAGACTGATTTCGATGACAAATGTTCTTCAGTCTTTTTTACCTCTTACTTTCAGAATAACGAACTCATTTTCCCATTACACATCTATCTGTTCAAGTGAATCCAGTGCCTATGCTTTAATTACCTTCCCTGGCAACCCGTTCCAGCTAGCATTACATGAGTGTGAGAACATCTCGACTATAGGTTTCAAAGCCAATTTTTAATCAAGAGAAATAAATCTCAAAAAAGATTCTAAAAATCTTTTGAAATCAAGATTATTTCATAGTTATGTATTTTCATAGTCGACAGCAgagcttaaaaaatatatatatatttcatttGATGTTATCATTACTGAaaaggccagcattttttgtccatccccaattgccctcgagaaggtggcagtgagccacCTTCATGAACCTGTGCAGTCCAACTGGTCTAGGTATACTCATGGTGCTTTTAGGAAAGGTGTTCAGGAACTTGTGatatgttccaagtcaggatggtgtgtggcttggagacgttgcaggtgttcccatgtgtctagcTCACAAATTACCAGACCTATTGAATTATACTTGCCACAGTGGGTATTGAACCCACAATATCAGTTTATTAGTCTGGTACCATAAGCACGAGGCTATCATAACCTACTCCCCAGACTCCCCATACCAGAATTTTTCAAAGTGCGAGTTGCAACTCACGGGTGGGTCCcaagtgggtgttgggagggtcatagaatttacagtgcagaaggaggccattcggcccatcgagtctgcactggtcttggaaagagcaccctacccaaggtcaacacctccaccctatccccataacccagtaaccccatccaacactaacggcaattttggccaccaagggcaatttagcatggccaatccacctaacctgcacatctttggactgtgggaggaaaccggagcacccggaggaaacccacgcacacacggggaggatgtgcagactccgcacagacagtgacccaagccggaatagaacctgggaccctggagctgtgaagcaattgtgctatccacaatgctaccgtgctaccggtcACAGAGAAATTGGTCATGGAGTTCCCGCGATGGTATCGACTGCAGGAGAAGCCCCCAACAGCTGCTACCGGCATTTAAATTGAGATAGGCGGCCACTGCTGACTTATAAATGAGAATGAAATGAGGCTGTACACACTCTTCCAACCacaagtggcagcagtgagcaggtcacacgccctacATGTACATTTGACGTCAAGTACCCTGTACgtacgtgcttttggtgccaaattagAGGAgaacttcttccattttctagctgctagcaagcaagtcaagaggactgtgaagatggatcattttgttacaagaaagagtcggccagagacacaaataggcagtgtacctactggccaggatcttacATCTCAATCTGCTGGAGAGCGTTGCTCTGGAGAAtccatggcaggacagagcagtgctagttttAGACGGTACACCGcatcagggcctctggtgaacagcctacaaagaagaaacttaactcgggaataaAGCAGTATTTCttaaggtatggttttgtcaattgtgccaatgtaaataaGGATGAAAAACCCATGTGTGTTTATATGCAGGGGAGTACTGGAAAATGAGAGAAGAAGTTGTTTCAGATTCTGAAAGAAATGTGGAGGGTGaagaattccttttgaggttgagacggcAGTCAGTTATTAatgtacagctgactccaaatgaaaagattaagctgctgtacctgatctgtgacagcatattaaaaaTGCACCAAAGgttcatgaggctgtcagcattctggagtaacatatcccaggagtatccagtgctgagcaaaAGCGGAATTTTGTTGTTATTGTCCTTCATGACCGACATGCGCAAGGTTGGACTTTCTGTGTTCAGAAAAATGAAGGTGACACAAAAGagctggctgaactctgcacctgaaatGTGCATTTCCTATCCTCCTGTGGAACTGACTGGAGAAAgattatgaggaccaagcaggctcccttttCGCATTCAGGTAAGCAAACCATTCAGGTGGCGTGTGTAATGAACGGAAGCTGGCGTAGGTCACAAAGTTCAGCCAGCATGGATCTCAAAGGTCGGGCATTTGGCAAAAGTGAGTCCCGggaaaaacagtttgaaaaacactgccctacaccacaCATTAGATGGTTTTCCACTCTCTGGTTTTCAAGACGTGCATAGAAACTCTCCTTTGGGTTTTCCAGTATTCCATTTAAGGGAACATGGTCACAGTCAAGGAGTCAATGGAATGAGAGGCTTTAAGAAAATCAACAGTATTTTTAGCACTCTTTGGCACCACACATTAAAGCTGCAATGTTGCACACTGGCCTTAAAATCCTGAATAACATACCTGAGATACAAACAAAGAGCCGATGAAGCATATCACTACGGCTGCGGTACCGTGCCCTGATTTCCTCCCTTACTGCCGCCCTCACAGCCCATACTGCGTGCTTTATTGTTTCATGATCCATGACACGAGACTCATTCTCTCCTTCAGTCACTCTGCGAGTGAAGTGTACAAATCAGTGTGTTACAGCATCTAATTTGTTTTCCATAATTATGAAAATGTGACAAGTATTTTAGCAGTGCCCGAAACACGCCTTTTACAGAAATTGTTCGGTGGTGAGCAAATTAAAATCTGGAGTTTTCCCAGTTAATACATTTCATTCAGATTTCGAAATCATTAAAAACCTGTAGAGAAAAAACTGAATAAAATCTGCAGACTGACTCAACAGTCATGAAACAATTACCTTCAAAATGCTAAAATCTGACAGACATATTGATGGTTGAATAGAACCAGTTCTTTGAATCAGTCCAAGAATGATTTTGGACCAttttacctcccctcaatttagtaATAGGAGCCCACCTCAATTGTAAGCTAGGAAAAATAAATTGGTCCATAACTTCAGATGGAGTGGCAATTGAGTCGGATTGCCACTCCATTTGAAATTGTTCATCTCGAAATCCAGCCGATCTGATCTCACCTGGCCTTCCGACTCAGACCGGGTGAGATCTGGGCAGTGCACCATGTCCCTGGGGCCTAGCATCGAGGGTTGTAGAGTCACAGCTAAATACGGCACGCaccgtttttttaaaaaagaaaactgcACTGGTTGCCATAAACCAGGGGGGTTTAAAGGTCCAGCCAGATTTAAAGGTCTTTGACAAGCCATGAAGGAGGTAACCGAAGGCAAGTATATGGATGTGGTCAGCAGCGAGGGCAGTCCCATTGTGAGGTTGGTGGTGTGAATCTCTCCAATAGTAACCCAGAAGCTCAAAGTGGTTAAGTCTTTGAGcggtttctgggtaactattgatgtAACAGTCAGAACCATCAGTTTGCGATTTAAATCATAATTTTTGGATATTTCTCAGTGCAGGGAAGATAGGAACTTCTGGGTGGGTCCCCAGCGGACCTTCGGGGAGCCCCCATATGAGACGTCCTGGAGCTCATAGGTCACGGTAATATAGGTTATGTAAAGTGAAGGAAGATGTGACTGGTTCACCATTCAAGTCCAGGAAGACCAGGCTAAGCTGTCCCCTTTCTGGTTTCctaattctgcattattctgaccgaATGTGCAAGAATCTCTTTGATCCAAAAAGCACATTTTATTTGCTTTAAAGGATTGGTTGCTCCATTCATCCAGCACTGGTTACTCTTCAGGAATTATGCCCAAGGTAGCTTGCTAGTTTTGGAAGGAATTTCTTAATACACAGAAAATCTCTCCATCCTGTACCTCACCTgtctaactcagctttgaatatTATTGTGTGTTCTGGTGGATTTTAATTTCCTTTAGGCTTTATGGCAGCTGAGAGTGCAGGAAAGGGACAAAATATTCTAGTTATATTTAACTATTTACCTCACAAATCTTAGTCTTAAAACTGCTTCTGAGCTATCCATAATTCTTATTCAGCCTGGTTTTGGTTATTATGCCTGAAATATCCTAAATTCCTTTTACACCTCACCTGATATTATGTGGATCTTCAGGCACCATACTAGTATTTGAGGTTCTTCCATCACAACTGTACTGTTTTGTAATTTCAGAGCTGGTGATCTTCATCTTATTTTGCTCCTCAGCTCCTTCCACATGCTCTTTACTTGCTTCCAGAAAAGATGAAGCCCCAGCTTCTTGTTTCAGAGTGTCCCGACCAGAAGaataaacatttaatgaagggacAACATGGCCCTGTTCAGAAGTAGTTGGCACACAGCTTGTATCTGGAATATCGGAAAAATAATGGGTTTGGACAGCATTTAATGTGGATGCTCCTGTTGATTCAAGCCCACCAACTAATTCTTGCTGGTCTGTTTCTGAAGTGAGGTTATTTTCTGCAACAGTGCAGTGCTGAAAGACATTGAAATCAGTCAAGCTGTCGGTGAAAGCAGGTAAAGACGACTCGGGACTATCCCCCAAGATTGTTTTATTTTGATTCAGTGCATTCGCCAGCATGTTGCCGTGGGTGCCTCGTCCAAACTCTTGTTGCCATATTTCATTTTCTGTCTCCCGAATGGAAGCTTCCAAAGAACCTGTTATTTCATTTGGAGCTCGTTGGAGTGAATTGGACACATTGGAGTTAGACTGTTGTGAATACATTTCATTGGTTGCTTGGTGTTTGATCAATTTTAAGCGGTCAGGCTCCTCCGAATCAGATGTAATAGGCGAAACCCCATCGGCATATTCATCAAGTCCTTCATGATTCAGTATGCTGTTGTGAAGGGGTGAAAGGCTGGGCAACATTGTATGGGCATTGAAGAAATCTTCAGCTTCGACAGCACAAAGGCTCTTCTCCAAGATAGATAGTTCTTCTTCCGTGAGGACATAAAGTAAGTCCCTAGGGGCAAAGTAGAAAATTAAATAataaaataatcgcttattgtcacaagtagacttcaatgaaaatactgtgaaaagcccctagtcgccacattccggcacctgttcagggaggcctgtatgggaattgaacccgcgctgctggccttgttctgcattacaagccagctgtttagcccactgtgctcaaccaaaTTAAGTTAAAACAATCAAACTTTGATCCAATTACATACTTGAAGCAGCCCAATCACTTGCATGGGCATTATCCCAAATACTTGGTGAAGTCTgaacaagggcagcagggtggcacagtgccaaggacccgggtttaattccgtccttgggtgactgtgtgaagtttgcactttctccctgtatctgtgtgggtttctttcgggtgctctggtttcttcccacagtccaaagaattgcaggttaggtagattggcaatgctaaattgtcccttaatgtccaaagatgtgcaggttagatggcgttACTGAGataaggtggggaagtgggcctaggtagggtgctctttcagagggttggtgcaaactcaagtAGGCcgtatggcttctttctgcactgtaggaattctgtggttctaagtGTATTTGTAAAAATCACAGTTCTGCTTCCTTTCAGCGGCAAATAAAATAATCGGATTGCAAAATGGTTGAATAGACCAAAAGATATATTTATATTCTGTTTTTAGAATTACTGGTCTTTATCATTTTGGGATTTTGAACCACCCAAATCAGAAGGGTGtatggtaaaaaaaaaaaaaaaaaatgaatttctgTACACTGGAGGAATTCGACCAATAGGTGTCTCTCATATGTTTAGTCTTTTATTTTTGATACTTGTCTGACTAAATCTTTTGCTTGTCGAATGCTTTTTACTTTGTTTACATTCATTTATTCCCCTTTTCCATCGTGCAAGGTATTTTCCATAGATTTAGTCAGTCTTAAGAGAGTGGAAAAATGGTTAACAAACAATACAAGTTTGCAGTTGTTTCCAGGCAGATTTAACGAGGAAAATAGAACTACATTGAATAAGTTCAAGCCAGATATGCAGATGAACTACATGGCCACATAGGTATTTCGGAGTTTGCAAATTTGAGGTCATGGAAGTGGCTATTTGACAAGACTGAGAGATGGCCGTGAGTGAGTGTGATGATCAAATGAGGATGAGGCACGATAAATGGAGCTGCAGATGGCAGGCCAAAAGTAGCAAAATCTGGTGCAAACCATGCACTAGAGGGAGAGGTGGGTGATAATTCCCCAGCACCCAATACCCCAAAGAGGACAAAGTGAAAGTAATTGACTTAAGTTGCAGGCGGGAACATATAAAAAGGAAGATGAGAAAAAGATCCATGGGACAGACAGAGGCTCTGGTCACCAAGCACTAGTTTGACTAGCAATTTAGTCTTAAAATCGAAAAAGACATTTACATTGATATCCAAGCTACAGAGTTCACAGGGAGCAAGATGGCCTCAGATGAGCTGTTCTGCCAACCTACCAGCATTGACAGAGTCAAAGGAAAATATAACCAGGGATCAGACTTAAGCACTTTCAAAAACTTTCCACATCCACTTCCAGCCTGGTGCCTATTTTCAGTGACAGCATTGTACATTTCATTAGCCCAATGCCATCTTTCTCTTTCTGATATCAATCAAAAACTAGATGTTTTCAGCATGTTCTCTTCTAACTGGTTATGGTCCACCTAACATAAAGTGAAAGAAGGTCCTTTCTTCAAAAACTAGACAATGTACACTTTACCTTATCTTTTGCAGGAGGGTGTAGAAAGGTTTAAAAAGCTTGGACATGTCATCTGGCTGCTGCTCTAGGTTGAGCGGTCCTTCTGGATAGATCCTCAGCCCACTGCAAATAGAAACAAAAGTGGCTCTGCATTGGTTGAGCTGGATGGAAGCTTCTGGCATAATTTCGAACTATAGTGACAAGCTGCATTAAATGTCTAATTGTCACCCAAAAATCAGATGCCAGATGGCAGGCAGtagattttcaactaattgctcaatGTAAAACTGCCATTGATTGCAGATCAGCAGCCAGTTACAGAAACCATTCCATTTCCATTTCCCATTTGGAAgtgaaaacaaaaagaaaaatcagGCCTTTTCTATAACTGGTGTCCCATTCCAACCAATTTGAACTAAATGGAATGCAGATCCCTGAAATGGAAAGGATAATATTAATGAACCATTCTGGATGACAGCAAAGAACTGGAAGTTTGCATTTTAAGTCCAGCTGTCACGTTAAACACTCGCCACATGCAACAATCAGGTGCTTGGCACAAGGTGACTTTTAAAACGGTTATTCTTGGGGTTCTGGCATTTAAAGTccaccctaattgcccctgagaagggggtggtgagatATCTCTGTGAACCATTGCAGGACTTGTCATGTAGGTACACCATAATTCTGCTAGGGAGGATGTTCCAGGATGTGGACCtggtgacagtgaaagaacaacgatatagttccaagttaggatgatgtGTGATCTGGAAGGGAAATGGGAGGTGGTGAtgaacctgctgctcttgtccttctaggtggtagaggtcacagcttTGGAAGATACGGTTGACagagtcttggtgagttgttgcagtgcatcaggtagatggtacacactgctgccactgtgtgttggtggtggaggaaataaatgtttaagatggtggatggggtcaatcaagtgggctgatcTGGCCTGATGGCCTTGAATTTGAGTGTTATTGAAGCTGcgtccatccaggcaagtggagagtattccatcacgctcctgacttgccttgtagatggtggacatgcattTGGGAGTCTGGAGGAGAGGTACTCACCACAGAATTTTCAGTCTCAGACAAGCTCTggcagccatagtatttatatggttcatccaaacaaaacaaagaacaaagaacaaagaaatgtacagcacaggaacaggcccttcggccctccaagcccgtgccgaccatactgcccgactaaactacaatcttctacacttcctgggtccgtatccttctattcccgtcctattcatatatttgtcaagatgccccttaaatgtccctatcgtccctgcctccactacctcctccggtagtgagttccaggcacccactaccctctgcgtaaaaaacttgcctcgtacatctactctaaactttgcccctctcaccttaaacctatgccccctagtaattgacccctctaccctggggaaaagcctctgactatccactctgtctatgcccctcataattttgtatacctctatcaggtcgcccctcaacctccttcgttccagtgagaacaaaccgagtttattcaatccagttcagtttctggtcaatagtaatcccTAGGATTTTGATAGTGGGATGTAGGAGCTATCCAGTGAagctgatgccattgaatgtccaggaAAGGGGAttagattctcacttgttggagaCAATCATTgtttggcacaaatgttacttgcaacTTAGTGCAAGCTCAAAGATTGTCTTGGTCTTGCTGCAAGTGAGCACAGCCTGATTCATTATGTGAGGAGTTACAGatggtattgaacattgtgcaatctctTCAGCAAACATTTCTACTTCTgagcttatgatggaaggaaggacattgatgaagcagctgaagatggttggacctaggacaataCATGTATGACATCATggagccctagttaaactggagttaatgggaatcagggggaaaactgtccaCTCGttgtagtcatacctggcacaaaggaagatggttgtggtggttggaggtcaatccgctcatctccaggacatcactgcaggagttcctcagggtagtgccctaggcccaaccattttcagctgcttcaatgacctcccttccatcataaggtcaaaattgGGGAAGTTTgcagatggctgcacaatgttcagcaccattcatgactcctcagataatgaagcagcccatgtccaaatgcagcaagacctggacaatacccaggcatgggctgacaagtggcaagttacatttgcaccacacaagtctcaggcaatgaccatctcctatgagaggggatctaaccatcgccccttgacattcaatggcatcaccatcactgaaccccccacaatcaacatcctgagggttaccattgatcagaaactgaactgactagccatattaatactgtggctagtcaaaagttaggaatcctacggcgagtaactcacctcctgaccccccaaagcctgtccagcatctacaaggcacaagttaagagtgtaatggaatactctccacttgcctggatgagtgcagttccgacaacactcaagaagcttgacaccatccaggacaaagcagcccacttgattgctcctccttccacaaacattcaaaccctcccccaccgatgaacagtggtagcCACGTGTACCatgtacacgatgcactgcagtaactcaccaaggttccttccaaggaagcaccttccaaacccatggccactaccactacaaggacaagagcagcagatacctgggaaccccaccacctggaggctcccagcCAAGtcattgacttggaaatatatcgccattccttcattgtcgctgggacaaaatcatggaactccctccctaacagcacagtgggtgtacctacacctcaaggactgcagtggttcaagaaggcaactcatcaccaccttctgaagagcaactcgggataggcaa
This window contains:
- the LOC140426826 gene encoding lateral signaling target protein 2 homolog isoform X2, coding for MRRKRSNPHPLAQFFYADKEVTQVLTELNNVNLHNDPQQYIVQLNNLRARQDHMLQIINQIMDDCIPNERPNRDFHIKFPDEVLQEHLGVQLWFAAECLVAGSLIEAHESEMLLLQPLAEDLLRSLEEVRYLLREHCFSDYTIYTDDIKAALVRFDRLFAEFELRYVSAVVPIKSPKELYNQQQIIVLFCETVDRALKLGYLTQDMIDGLEPVVMFTIPRLAIICGLRIYPEGPLNLEQQPDDMSKLFKPFYTLLQKIRDLLYVLTEEELSILEKSLCAVEAEDFFNAHTMLPSLSPLHNSILNHEGLDEYADGVSPITSDSEEPDRLKLIKHQATNEMYSQQSNSNVSNSLQRAPNEITGSLEASIRETENEIWQQEFGRGTHGNMLANALNQNKTILGDSPESSLPAFTDSLTDFNVFQHCTVAENNLTSETDQQELVGGLESTGASTLNAVQTHYFSDIPDTSCVPTTSEQGHVVPSLNVYSSGRDTLKQEAGASSFLEASKEHVEGAEEQNKMKITSSEITKQYSCDGRTSNTSMVPEDPHNIRVTEGENESRVMDHETIKHAVWAVRAAVREEIRARYRSRSDMLHRLFVCISGVADQLQTNFAGDLRRILKTVFEIATSTPEKNEDAIEEEKEEENVTLEPTLEDCVLCQESHSYPSRTSNLDSTKLEVPPEWIADSACNQCMSCKAPFTIIRRRHHCRNCGKIFCSRCSSQSAPLPWFGQMKPVRVCTHCYTVHLTPCYSTTSAC
- the LOC140426826 gene encoding lateral signaling target protein 2 homolog isoform X5, whose protein sequence is MLQIINQIMDDCIPNERPNRDFHIKFPDEVLQEHLGVQLWFAAECLVAGSLIEAHESEMLLLQPLAEDLLRSLEEVRYLLREHCFSDYTIYTDDIKAALVRFDRLFAEFELRYVSAVVPIKSPKELYNQQQIIVLFCETVDRALKLGYLTQDMIDGLEPVVMFTIPRLAIICGLRIYPEGPLNLEQQPDDMSKLFKPFYTLLQKIRDLLYVLTEEELSILEKSLCAVEAEDFFNAHTMLPSLSPLHNSILNHEGLDEYADGVSPITSDSEEPDRLKLIKHQATNEMYSQQSNSNVSNSLQRAPNEITGSLEASIRETENEIWQQEFGRGTHGNMLANALNQNKTILGDSPESSLPAFTDSLTDFNVFQHCTVAENNLTSETDQQELVGGLESTGASTLNAVQTHYFSDIPDTSCVPTTSEQGHVVPSLNVYSSGRDTLKQEAGASSFLEASKEHVEGAEEQNKMKITSSEITKQYSCDGRTSNTSMVPEDPHNIRVTEGENESRVMDHETIKHAVWAVRAAVREEIRARYRSRSDMLHRLFVCISGVADQLQTNFAGDLRRILKTVFEIATSTPEKNEDAIEEEKEEENVTLEPTLEDCVLCQESHSYPSRTSNLDSTKLEVPPEWIADSACNQCMSCKAPFTIIRRRHHCRNCGKIFCSRCSSQSAPLPWFGQMKPVRVCTHCYTVHLTPCYSTTSAC